A genome region from Hevea brasiliensis isolate MT/VB/25A 57/8 chromosome 9, ASM3005281v1, whole genome shotgun sequence includes the following:
- the LOC110654757 gene encoding E3 ubiquitin-protein ligase MPSR1-like, with product MSARRIEVNLNSSISKFLNPTQPPNLFLELRFHFNYRKLLRNLAGELIEMEAYPTAPTSSFPFQIQPLRLLDLPLCRRHLDELFSCFVFDYQLREFLTYRIANFLIFLANRHPFLGFPVVADVNIIHEDLLDANPIDLTMIMDEVSQEVIPRSASSSVLNQLRKWRFFAAKEGGDCAICLEELSGARFPLTKMPCSHIFHERCISRWLKVRNSCPSCRRELED from the coding sequence ATGAGTGCTAGAAGAATTGAAGTCAACCTAAATTCTTCTATAAGCAAGTTCCTCAATCCCACTCAGCCTCCCAATTTGTTTCTCGAGCTTCGCTTCCACTTCAATTACCGAAAATTGCTCAGAAACCTTGCAGGAGAACTGATCGAGATGGAGGCCTATCCAACTGCTCCAACCTCCTCTTTTCCCTTCCAGATTCAACCTCTTCGCCTACTTGATCTACCACTCTGCCGACGCCATCTTGATGAACTGTTTTCTTGCTTCGTTTTTGACTACCAATTGCGCGAATTCTTGACTTATCGCATTGCAAACTTCCTCATCTTTTTGGCTAATAGGCACCCTTTCTTGGGGTTTCCTGTGGTGGCCGACGTAAATATTATCCATGAAGACTTGCTTGATGCAAATCCCATTGATTTGACGATGATAATGGACGAAGTGAGCCAAGAAGTGATTCCCAGAAGTGCATCAAGTTCCGTGCTGAACCAGTTGAGGAAGTGGAGGTTTTTCGCTGCGAAGGAGGGCGGTGACTGTGCGATTTGTTTAGAAGAATTATCTGGAGCCAGATTCCCACTCACAAAGATGCCGTGCTCTCATATATTTCATGAACGATGCATCTCTCGCTGGTTGAAGGTTCGGAATTCGTGCCCCAGTTGTCGACGGGAACTTGAGGATTGA
- the LOC131182860 gene encoding E3 ubiquitin-protein ligase MPSR1-like — MSARRIEVNLNSSISKFLNPTQPPNLFLELRFHFNYRKLLRNLAGELIEMEAYPTAPTSSFPFQIQPLRLLDLPLCRRHLDELFSCFVFDYQLREFLTYRIANFLIFLANRHPFLGFPVVADVNIIHEDLLDANPIDLTMIMDEVSQEVIPRSASSSVLNQLRKWRFFAAKEGGDCAICLEELSGARFPLTKMPCCHIFHERCISRWLKVRNSCPSCRRELED; from the coding sequence ATGAGTGCTAGAAGAATTGAAGTCAACCTAAATTCTTCTATAAGCAAGTTCCTCAATCCCACTCAGCCTCCCAATTTGTTTCTCGAGCTTCGCTTCCACTTCAATTACCGAAAATTGCTCAGAAACCTTGCAGGAGAACTGATCGAGATGGAGGCCTATCCAACTGCTCCAACCTCCTCTTTTCCCTTCCAGATTCAACCTCTTCGCCTACTTGATCTACCACTGTGCCGACGCCATCTTGATGAACTGTTTTCTTGCTTCGTTTTTGACTACCAATTGCGCGAATTCTTGACTTATCGCATTGCAAACTTCCTCATCTTTTTGGCTAATAGGCACCCTTTCTTGGGGTTTCCTGTGGTGGCCGACGTAAATATTATCCATGAAGACTTGCTTGATGCAAATCCCATTGATTTGACGATGATAATGGACGAAGTGAGCCAAGAAGTGATTCCCAGAAGTGCATCAAGTTCCGTGCTGAACCAGTTGAGGAAGTGGAGGTTTTTCGCTGCGAAGGAGGGCGGTGACTGTGCGATTTGTTTAGAAGAATTATCTGGAGCCAGATTCCCACTCACAAAGATGCCGTGCTGTCATATATTTCATGAACGATGCATCTCTCGCTGGTTGAAGGTTCGGAATTCGTGCCCCAGTTGTCGACGGGAACTTGAGGATTGA